The Methylomicrobium lacus LW14 genome window below encodes:
- a CDS encoding DUF6781 family protein — translation MNDTKQQIEKDVRETVESGVDIYERVRSITLTALTERTLDIDNIKEVTDAVLKGMSDGLSHQYDPAKHAFKQSTEALDDALTKTAEASKLAIEEAASNVDEFSSHDFKRAAEDLKSLEGMFLDTIETVGRHGNETASKIAKDFLAHARANGTEVGRQSRLILEGLDNLRISGQHAVVTGAVVTTSALAKIAGGFLAGIAESLHPEKSRK, via the coding sequence ATGAACGATACGAAGCAGCAGATAGAAAAAGACGTCCGCGAGACGGTCGAGTCCGGTGTCGACATTTATGAGCGGGTCAGAAGCATTACGCTGACGGCCTTGACCGAGCGGACGCTGGATATCGACAACATCAAGGAAGTGACGGACGCGGTGCTGAAGGGCATGAGCGACGGCTTGAGCCATCAGTATGACCCGGCCAAACACGCCTTCAAACAATCGACCGAGGCCTTGGACGACGCCCTGACCAAAACCGCCGAAGCTTCCAAGCTGGCGATCGAGGAGGCGGCCTCGAATGTGGATGAATTTTCGAGCCACGACTTCAAGCGCGCGGCCGAAGACTTGAAAAGCCTGGAGGGCATGTTTCTCGATACGATAGAAACGGTCGGCCGGCACGGCAATGAGACCGCTTCGAAAATAGCCAAAGATTTTCTCGCCCATGCGCGGGCGAACGGCACGGAGGTCGGCAGGCAAAGCCGGCTCATTCTGGAAGGACTCGATAACCTCAGGATTTCCGGTCAACATGCGGTGGTGACCGGCGCGGTAGTTACGACATCGGCGCTGGCGAAAATAGCCGGCGGGTTTTTGGCGGGGATAGCCGAGAGCCTCCATCCTGAAAAGTCACGCAAATAG
- a CDS encoding PAS domain-containing protein → MQDIFRRIAGRLPEQPMRVLGVLGGAVTLAYFLMAAGIRDQHNNPERLKMSAEQAEVVQTINLGLIRKSIAGDFGRDEKILVGINQLERVHGALLAGQDKPLDTLLQEYTASVSKLLKMPTHTLNSNDPELRRLLDSLSPRLLQEMRRVSAGYQQHSEAMLGNAANKQLWMFAVSLGSLVIIGALLLQPLLKQLRDSALRARQEKLLADKVIATVPASIFGLDTGGNVVLMNRHAEQHCGWNADEIKGGGFFERLIPDDRRHELQALFNGMMSGANAASARIEAPMLNALGKKTPMAWNMTVIEEPASGKPGMFLIAGAEVSLIKGEAIDANLLQFNARQPEEVLLSGHDALSLGIANSEADNIIRIPESLYRRKGRPITQVAKDSIAFFTEDGYSGFSRHFDQDRICRILPRHNDFCNKLGWNRLLNQHNESLDDDLYALMPGKSEYRHFELKHTDDEAAITESVSAWLGDHHNLPNDLLDAVLTVLDEMIENSLYSAPRDSSGMPYYGKGEARELASYEEIGVDVARGGDILGLMITDYWGTLTPGIFFKSLAQAMEGGIEVRESGVGLYMIWRLSDYLQVRVHPQKCTQVTVLWDISSGFIDRSVDAGLQFLYHNDYEAPYQMRATI, encoded by the coding sequence ATGCAAGACATTTTTCGCCGTATTGCCGGACGGCTGCCGGAACAGCCGATGAGGGTGCTGGGCGTGTTGGGTGGAGCGGTGACCCTGGCTTATTTCTTGATGGCCGCCGGGATTCGCGATCAGCATAACAATCCGGAGCGGCTCAAAATGAGCGCCGAGCAGGCGGAAGTTGTGCAGACGATCAACCTCGGCTTGATCCGGAAAAGCATCGCGGGCGATTTTGGCCGTGACGAAAAGATTCTCGTCGGCATCAACCAACTGGAGCGGGTTCATGGCGCATTGCTCGCGGGTCAGGATAAGCCTCTGGATACGTTGTTGCAGGAGTACACGGCGTCCGTTAGCAAACTGCTGAAGATGCCGACGCACACGCTGAATAGTAACGATCCCGAATTGCGCAGGCTGCTGGATTCGTTGTCGCCGCGCTTATTGCAGGAAATGCGCCGAGTCAGTGCTGGCTATCAACAGCACAGCGAAGCGATGCTCGGCAACGCGGCGAACAAGCAGCTCTGGATGTTTGCGGTTTCGCTCGGCTCCCTGGTGATAATAGGTGCCCTGTTGTTGCAGCCGTTATTGAAGCAGTTGCGGGACAGCGCATTGCGGGCGCGTCAGGAAAAGCTCCTGGCGGACAAGGTGATCGCGACGGTGCCGGCCTCTATTTTCGGTCTGGATACCGGCGGCAACGTGGTGCTGATGAATCGCCATGCCGAACAGCATTGCGGCTGGAACGCAGACGAAATCAAGGGCGGCGGTTTTTTTGAACGTCTGATCCCGGACGATCGGCGGCATGAATTGCAGGCTCTGTTTAACGGCATGATGTCCGGCGCGAATGCGGCGTCCGCTCGGATCGAGGCGCCGATGTTGAATGCTTTGGGTAAAAAAACGCCTATGGCCTGGAATATGACGGTGATCGAAGAACCCGCCTCCGGCAAACCGGGCATGTTTTTAATCGCCGGGGCCGAGGTGTCGTTGATCAAGGGAGAAGCGATCGATGCCAACTTGCTGCAATTCAATGCCCGGCAGCCGGAGGAGGTTCTCTTATCCGGTCACGATGCCTTGAGCCTGGGCATCGCAAACAGCGAAGCCGACAACATTATCCGCATTCCGGAATCCCTGTACCGCCGCAAGGGGCGTCCTATCACCCAGGTGGCGAAGGACAGCATTGCCTTTTTTACCGAAGACGGTTATTCCGGATTTTCGAGGCATTTCGATCAGGACCGTATTTGCCGAATCCTGCCCCGGCATAACGATTTTTGTAATAAGCTGGGCTGGAACCGGCTTTTGAACCAGCATAACGAGTCGCTCGATGACGATTTGTATGCGCTGATGCCCGGCAAGTCCGAATACCGCCATTTCGAATTGAAGCATACCGATGACGAGGCGGCCATTACCGAGTCGGTCTCTGCCTGGCTAGGGGATCATCATAACCTGCCGAACGATCTGCTGGACGCCGTATTGACCGTGCTGGACGAAATGATCGAAAACAGCTTGTATTCCGCGCCGCGCGACAGCAGCGGCATGCCTTATTATGGGAAAGGCGAGGCGAGGGAACTGGCGTCTTATGAGGAAATCGGCGTCGATGTCGCGCGGGGCGGCGATATTTTGGGGCTGATGATTACCGATTACTGGGGAACCTTGACCCCCGGCATTTTTTTCAAGAGCCTGGCGCAGGCGATGGAAGGCGGTATTGAAGTCAGGGAAAGCGGCGTCGGTTTGTACATGATCTGGCGGCTGTCCGATTATTTGCAGGTTCGTGTGCATCCGCAAAAGTGCACGCAAGTGACCGTGCTGTGGGATATCAGCAGCGGCTTCATCGACCGGAGCGTAGATGCCGGGCTCCAGTTTCTGTATCACAACGATTATGAAGCGCCTTATCAAATGCGGGCCACGATCTAA
- a CDS encoding dihydroorotate dehydrogenase-like protein: MSGIDLSTDYLGLKLTSPLVASASPLSRSLDSALRLEDAGAGAVVMYSLFEEDLRHQEETAARFLINQGIGHPEADSFLPEGSGYRHGLDQYLEQLASLKRSLKIPVIASLNGVSLDGWVAHGKALQEAGADALELNVYYLSADIDESGADIEARYLELLGELRSQVTIPIAMKLSPYFTGLAHFVKRLEQGGADGVVLFNRFYQPDIDLDNLQVTSELQWSRSADSQLSLRWVALLYGKVKLSLATTSGVRSAEDALKLILAGADVTQLCSVLLERGPAYLGTIKHGMLDWLERSEVASLHEVKGQLSKQRCANPGVFERSNYLNLLDSHSRAPGVRV; the protein is encoded by the coding sequence ATGAGCGGCATCGATTTAAGCACCGACTATCTGGGCCTGAAACTGACCAGCCCCCTGGTCGCCTCGGCTTCGCCCCTGTCGCGCAGTCTCGATTCGGCCTTGCGGCTCGAAGACGCCGGCGCCGGCGCGGTCGTGATGTATTCGCTGTTCGAGGAAGATCTGCGGCATCAGGAAGAAACGGCGGCTAGGTTTTTGATCAATCAGGGCATCGGTCATCCCGAGGCCGACAGTTTTCTGCCTGAAGGCAGCGGCTATCGGCATGGTCTGGATCAGTATCTGGAACAACTGGCGAGTCTCAAACGGTCGCTGAAAATCCCGGTGATCGCGAGCCTGAACGGCGTGTCGCTGGACGGCTGGGTTGCACACGGCAAAGCCTTGCAGGAGGCCGGCGCCGATGCGCTCGAATTGAATGTGTATTACCTCAGTGCCGATATCGACGAATCCGGCGCCGACATCGAGGCGCGTTATCTGGAACTGCTCGGCGAACTGCGGAGTCAGGTAACTATCCCGATCGCGATGAAACTGTCGCCGTATTTCACAGGACTTGCGCATTTCGTGAAGCGGCTCGAACAGGGCGGCGCCGACGGCGTCGTGTTGTTCAACCGATTCTATCAGCCCGATATCGATCTGGACAACTTGCAGGTGACTTCCGAGTTGCAATGGTCGCGTTCGGCCGACAGCCAATTGTCGTTGCGTTGGGTCGCGCTGTTGTATGGCAAGGTCAAGCTGTCGCTCGCGACGACCAGCGGTGTGCGCTCGGCCGAAGATGCGCTGAAGTTGATCCTGGCCGGCGCAGACGTGACGCAGCTCTGTTCGGTGCTGCTCGAACGCGGGCCGGCTTATCTCGGCACGATCAAACACGGCATGCTGGACTGGCTGGAACGCAGTGAGGTTGCCTCGCTGCATGAAGTGAAAGGGCAATTGAGCAAGCAGCGCTGCGCGAATCCTGGCGTTTTCGAGCGCTCCAATTATCTGAATCTGCTCGATAGCCATAGCCGGGCGCCGGGCGTCAGAGTTTAA
- a CDS encoding Lon protease family protein, translating into MTTVSKLPAEALKLHIDLTGVGLEESSMPHAPILGQARAQSALEFGVAMTRPGYNIYVMGEPGLGRLSMISQHLTAIAEQQEASSSYAYADNFQNPREPVAIELPPEYGAVFSADIEQLIDNLLATFPAAFESPTYQQKKTTIERQFNQYYNNAIDLVDQKALSLSIALFRESEQISFAPIRDGKTLDDDQFTQLPQAERDLFHKQVEELEEYLSDVLLELPQWRRALVEKIKQLDNDTISQAIEPLFAELNDKYLNIDDVITYLAEIDKNLRSSIPEYLMPGRTIDPREFANRRQVLTELYAPNILVDNKLEHGAPVIHEPHPTYQNLFGRIEYVSEQGTLVTNYRRICAGSLHRANGGYLVLDAEKMLTYPFVWEGLKRALQAGKIEIESPYSEIGINTITLKPEVIPLNVKVILVGSRDIYYLLGELDSEFNEMFRILADFDSYIARDAGSMRQFAQLMNRHAKDSGAKPLTRTAIEALIEHSCRLTENQHHFSARLTESLDIIGEANLFSAKSNLARIDRPQIEQALAAREYRNGRIAEIMLEEMLDGTILIDTEGEAIGKINGLTVLEIGGSSFGAPARITTTVYPGSRGIVDIEGEAELGLAIHSKGVMILTGYLGHTYAQQFPLAISASIAIEQSYGEIDGDSASLAELCCLISALTRTPIKQSFALTGSINQYGEVQAIGGVNEKIEGYFRLCKARGLDGHHAAIIPAANQRNLMLKQDVIDAVAKGLFSIYAVSNVDQTLELLTGQLAGTADPDGNYPENSINFKAISRLKEISDMANVDEEKVEGA; encoded by the coding sequence ATGACCACTGTCTCCAAACTGCCTGCCGAAGCCCTGAAGCTGCATATCGATCTGACCGGCGTCGGTCTTGAGGAATCGTCGATGCCGCATGCGCCGATACTCGGGCAAGCCCGCGCGCAATCCGCGCTCGAATTCGGCGTCGCGATGACCCGCCCCGGCTATAACATTTATGTGATGGGCGAGCCGGGGCTTGGCCGCCTGTCGATGATCAGCCAGCATCTGACCGCGATCGCCGAACAGCAGGAAGCATCCTCGTCCTATGCCTATGCGGACAATTTCCAGAATCCGCGCGAACCGGTCGCGATCGAATTGCCGCCCGAATACGGCGCGGTATTCAGCGCGGACATCGAGCAATTGATCGACAATCTGCTCGCGACCTTCCCGGCCGCCTTCGAAAGCCCGACCTATCAGCAAAAAAAGACCACGATCGAGCGCCAGTTCAATCAGTATTACAACAATGCGATCGACTTGGTCGATCAGAAGGCGCTGTCGCTGAGCATTGCGCTGTTCCGGGAAAGCGAGCAGATTTCGTTCGCTCCGATCCGGGACGGCAAGACGCTCGACGACGATCAGTTCACGCAATTGCCGCAGGCCGAACGCGACCTGTTTCACAAGCAGGTCGAGGAGCTTGAGGAATATTTGAGCGATGTGCTGCTCGAATTGCCGCAATGGCGAAGGGCTTTGGTCGAAAAGATCAAGCAGCTCGACAACGATACGATCAGCCAGGCGATAGAGCCGTTGTTCGCCGAACTGAACGACAAATATCTGAATATCGACGATGTGATCACTTATCTCGCCGAAATCGACAAAAATCTGCGCAGCTCGATTCCCGAGTATCTGATGCCGGGGCGGACGATCGATCCCCGCGAGTTTGCGAATCGGCGGCAGGTGCTGACCGAGCTGTATGCGCCGAACATCCTGGTCGACAACAAGCTCGAACACGGCGCGCCGGTGATCCACGAACCGCATCCGACCTATCAAAACCTGTTCGGCCGCATCGAATATGTCAGCGAACAAGGCACCCTGGTCACCAATTACCGGCGCATCTGCGCGGGCTCGTTGCACCGGGCGAACGGCGGCTATCTGGTTCTCGATGCGGAGAAAATGCTGACCTATCCGTTCGTCTGGGAAGGGCTGAAACGCGCCTTGCAGGCCGGCAAGATCGAGATCGAATCGCCTTACTCGGAAATCGGCATCAATACGATTACGCTGAAACCGGAAGTGATCCCGCTGAATGTGAAGGTGATCCTGGTCGGCTCGCGCGACATTTATTATCTGCTCGGAGAACTGGACAGCGAATTCAATGAAATGTTCAGAATCCTGGCCGATTTCGACAGCTACATAGCGCGCGACGCCGGCTCGATGCGGCAGTTCGCACAGTTGATGAACCGGCATGCGAAGGATTCCGGCGCGAAACCGTTGACCCGGACCGCGATCGAGGCGCTGATCGAACACAGTTGCCGTCTGACCGAGAATCAGCATCATTTTTCCGCGCGCCTCACCGAATCGCTCGACATCATCGGCGAGGCAAATCTGTTCAGCGCGAAGTCGAATCTTGCCCGCATCGACCGGCCGCAGATCGAACAGGCGCTGGCCGCCCGCGAATACCGCAACGGGCGAATTGCCGAAATCATGCTCGAAGAAATGCTCGACGGCACGATCCTGATCGATACCGAAGGCGAAGCGATCGGCAAGATCAACGGCCTGACCGTGCTCGAAATCGGCGGCAGCAGTTTCGGCGCGCCGGCGCGGATCACCACGACCGTTTATCCGGGCTCGCGCGGCATCGTCGATATCGAAGGCGAAGCGGAACTCGGCCTGGCGATCCACTCGAAAGGCGTGATGATCCTGACCGGCTATCTCGGCCATACGTATGCGCAGCAGTTTCCGCTCGCGATTTCGGCCAGCATCGCGATCGAGCAGTCCTACGGTGAAATCGACGGCGACAGCGCCTCGCTGGCCGAACTGTGCTGCCTGATTTCAGCGCTGACCCGCACACCGATCAAACAGTCGTTCGCGCTGACCGGCTCGATTAATCAATACGGCGAGGTACAGGCGATCGGCGGCGTGAACGAAAAAATCGAGGGTTATTTCAGACTCTGCAAGGCGCGCGGTCTGGACGGCCATCATGCGGCGATCATTCCGGCCGCCAACCAACGCAACCTGATGCTGAAGCAGGACGTGATCGATGCGGTTGCGAAGGGATTGTTTTCGATTTATGCGGTGTCGAACGTCGATCAAACGCTCGAATTACTGACCGGCCAGCTGGCCGGCACAGCCGATCCTGACGGCAACTATCCGGAGAACAGCATCAACTTCAAAGCCATTTCCAGGCTGAAGGAAATTTCGGACATGGCGAATGTGGATGAGGAAAAGGTCGAAGGCGCCTAG
- the nifJ gene encoding pyruvate:ferredoxin (flavodoxin) oxidoreductase: protein MQKSKTTIDGNEAAATVAYLTSEVIAIYPITPASPMGELADKWASERRRNLWGTTPSIIEMQSEGGAAGAVHGALQNGALATTFTASQGLLLMIPNMYKIAGELTPAVFHVAARSLASQALSIFGDHSDVMAARATGFAFLASNSVQEAQDFALIAQAATLVARIPIVHFFDGFRTSHEIASIEPIDQDTVRALIDDGLIAAHRQRALSPEHPVLRGSTQNPDIYFQARETVNPYYQAMPGIVQDTMDRFAELTGRHYRLFDYVGPADAEKAIILIGSGAETVEETVEHLAARGEKVGLLKVRLFRPFSPQDLLTALPKTLRRIAVLDRTKEAGADGEPLYKDVLAALAQDAMSAEPRFAALPKVIGGRYGLSSKEFTPGMVKAVFDELDKPQPKNQFTIGIDDDVGHTSLHWDAGFRTDASKQAVNALFYGLGSDGTVSANKNSIKIIGDKTQDYAQGYFVYDSRKSGAVTVSHLRFGKQKIRSTYLIGNGEAGFIACHQPVFLERYRMLDKAAQGSVFLLNSSLPADQVWSSLPRSMQAAIIEKQIAFYTIDAYAIAEASGLGRLINTVMQACFFALVEIIPKDEAIAAIKAAVQKTYQKAGQRILDANLNAIDAALANLHRVVVPAEASSQSEIPSPVPADAPEFIKNVTGEIIAGRGDAVPVSFLTADGTFPTATSVWDKRNLALEIPVWESDLCTQCGKCVFVCPHSVIRSKVFAPEQVKDAPQTFKWVPVKSKAFENLLISYQVSPEDCTGCSLCVDVCPIRDPLKPERKAVNMAPQPPLREQESVNWRFFESIRDFERGALHHNKIPEAMHLRPLFEFPSACAGCGETPYIRLATQLFGDRMVVANATGCSSIYGGNLPTTPWSRNSEGRGPAWANSLFEDNAEFGLGMRIAIDKQKEYAEELLVGFRGEIGAELTDAILNADQSGEAGIYEQRARVAVLKERLKALNNEASARLLGVADTLIKRSVWIIGGDGWGYDIGYGGLDHVLASGRDVNILLLDTEVYSNTGGQMSKATPRGAIAKFAAGGKSTPKKDLARLAIDYEQVYVAQVAYGAKDTQTLRAFLEAESYPGTSLIIAYSPCIAHGVDLSNNLRQQDMAVRSGHWPLLRYDPRREREGNNPLQLDSQKPSLPFRDYALTEARFSLLSRTHPEDSERFLQQSQQDVNARYRHYRELADKVFTKTEGAPSNAAGKPANPGEKA from the coding sequence ATGCAAAAGAGCAAAACCACGATCGACGGCAACGAAGCGGCCGCCACGGTCGCTTATTTGACCAGTGAAGTGATCGCGATTTATCCGATCACGCCGGCGTCGCCGATGGGCGAGCTGGCCGATAAATGGGCCTCCGAGCGGCGCAGGAATCTCTGGGGCACGACGCCGAGCATCATCGAGATGCAGAGCGAGGGGGGCGCGGCCGGCGCGGTCCACGGCGCCTTGCAGAACGGCGCGTTGGCGACGACCTTTACCGCGTCCCAAGGCCTGCTGCTGATGATTCCGAACATGTACAAGATCGCGGGCGAGTTGACTCCGGCGGTGTTCCATGTCGCGGCAAGGTCGCTGGCGAGCCAGGCGCTGTCGATCTTCGGCGATCACAGCGACGTGATGGCGGCCAGGGCTACCGGTTTTGCGTTTCTGGCGTCCAATTCGGTGCAGGAGGCGCAGGATTTTGCGCTGATCGCGCAGGCCGCCACCCTGGTCGCGCGGATTCCGATCGTGCATTTTTTCGACGGCTTCCGAACTTCGCATGAAATCGCCAGCATCGAACCGATCGATCAGGATACGGTGCGGGCGCTGATCGACGATGGGTTGATCGCCGCGCACCGGCAGCGGGCACTGTCGCCGGAGCATCCGGTGCTGCGCGGCTCGACGCAGAATCCGGATATTTATTTCCAGGCGCGCGAAACGGTCAATCCTTACTATCAGGCGATGCCCGGCATCGTGCAGGACACGATGGACCGCTTCGCGGAGTTGACCGGCCGCCATTACCGCCTGTTCGATTACGTTGGTCCTGCCGATGCCGAAAAGGCGATCATCCTGATCGGCTCCGGCGCCGAGACGGTCGAGGAAACGGTCGAGCATCTGGCCGCGCGCGGCGAAAAAGTCGGCTTGCTGAAGGTGCGGTTGTTCCGGCCTTTCTCACCCCAGGACTTGCTCACGGCGTTGCCGAAGACGCTGCGCCGCATCGCGGTCCTGGACCGCACCAAGGAAGCCGGCGCGGACGGCGAACCCTTGTATAAGGATGTGTTGGCCGCGCTCGCGCAAGACGCGATGAGCGCCGAGCCACGGTTTGCCGCGTTGCCGAAGGTGATCGGCGGAAGGTATGGGCTGTCGTCGAAAGAATTCACGCCGGGTATGGTCAAGGCCGTTTTCGACGAACTGGACAAGCCGCAACCGAAAAATCAGTTTACGATCGGCATCGATGACGATGTCGGCCATACCAGCTTGCACTGGGATGCGGGCTTTCGCACCGATGCCTCGAAACAGGCGGTCAACGCGTTGTTTTACGGCCTCGGCAGCGACGGCACGGTCAGCGCGAACAAGAATTCGATCAAGATCATCGGCGACAAGACGCAGGACTATGCGCAGGGCTATTTCGTCTACGATTCGCGGAAATCCGGCGCGGTGACCGTTTCGCATCTGCGCTTCGGCAAACAAAAAATCCGTTCGACCTACTTGATCGGCAACGGCGAGGCCGGGTTTATCGCCTGCCATCAGCCGGTGTTCCTGGAGCGTTACCGGATGCTCGACAAGGCTGCGCAGGGTTCTGTGTTTCTGCTCAATTCGTCGCTGCCGGCCGATCAGGTCTGGTCGTCGCTGCCGCGCTCGATGCAGGCCGCGATAATCGAGAAGCAAATCGCGTTTTACACGATCGACGCCTATGCGATCGCAGAGGCCTCGGGTCTTGGACGCCTGATCAATACGGTCATGCAGGCCTGTTTCTTCGCATTGGTCGAGATCATTCCGAAGGATGAGGCGATCGCCGCGATCAAGGCGGCCGTGCAGAAAACCTATCAAAAAGCGGGTCAGCGCATACTCGATGCGAACCTGAACGCGATCGATGCGGCGCTGGCGAATCTGCATCGCGTCGTGGTGCCTGCCGAGGCCTCCAGCCAAAGCGAAATCCCGTCGCCGGTGCCGGCTGATGCGCCGGAGTTCATCAAAAATGTGACCGGCGAAATCATCGCCGGCCGGGGCGATGCGGTGCCGGTCAGCTTTTTAACGGCCGACGGTACCTTTCCGACCGCGACCTCGGTTTGGGACAAACGCAATCTGGCGCTCGAAATTCCGGTCTGGGAAAGCGACCTCTGCACGCAGTGCGGTAAATGCGTGTTCGTCTGCCCGCACAGCGTGATCCGCAGCAAGGTTTTTGCACCGGAACAGGTCAAAGACGCACCTCAGACGTTCAAATGGGTGCCGGTCAAGAGCAAAGCGTTCGAGAATCTGTTGATCAGCTATCAGGTCTCGCCGGAGGATTGCACCGGTTGCAGCCTGTGCGTGGACGTCTGTCCGATCCGCGATCCTTTGAAGCCGGAGCGCAAGGCGGTCAACATGGCCCCGCAGCCGCCGCTGCGCGAACAGGAAAGCGTCAACTGGCGGTTTTTCGAGAGCATCCGGGATTTCGAGCGCGGTGCGCTGCATCACAACAAGATTCCGGAGGCGATGCATCTGCGTCCTCTGTTCGAGTTTCCGAGCGCCTGCGCCGGTTGCGGCGAAACGCCTTACATCAGGCTTGCGACGCAATTGTTCGGCGATAGGATGGTGGTCGCGAACGCGACCGGCTGTTCGTCGATTTACGGAGGGAACCTCCCGACCACGCCGTGGAGCCGGAATAGCGAGGGCAGGGGGCCGGCCTGGGCGAATTCTCTGTTCGAGGACAATGCCGAATTCGGTCTCGGCATGCGGATCGCGATCGACAAGCAGAAGGAATATGCGGAGGAGTTGCTGGTAGGTTTCCGGGGCGAGATCGGCGCGGAGCTGACCGACGCGATCTTGAACGCCGATCAGAGCGGCGAGGCGGGGATTTACGAACAGCGCGCGCGGGTCGCAGTATTGAAGGAACGCTTGAAAGCTCTAAACAACGAGGCTTCGGCGCGTCTGCTCGGCGTCGCCGATACGCTGATTAAACGCAGCGTCTGGATCATCGGTGGCGACGGTTGGGGCTACGACATCGGCTACGGCGGCCTTGATCATGTGCTGGCGTCCGGGCGCGACGTGAACATCCTGCTGCTCGATACCGAGGTGTATTCGAATACCGGCGGCCAGATGTCGAAAGCGACGCCGCGCGGCGCGATCGCGAAGTTCGCGGCCGGCGGCAAATCGACTCCGAAGAAGGACCTGGCGCGGCTGGCGATCGATTATGAACAGGTCTATGTCGCGCAGGTCGCCTATGGCGCGAAAGACACGCAAACCCTGCGCGCGTTCCTGGAGGCCGAATCCTACCCTGGCACCTCGCTGATCATCGCCTACAGTCCCTGCATCGCGCACGGCGTCGATTTGTCGAACAATCTCCGCCAGCAGGACATGGCGGTGCGCAGCGGGCATTGGCCGCTGCTCCGCTACGATCCGCGCCGGGAGCGGGAAGGCAATAATCCGTTGCAGCTCGACAGCCAGAAACCGTCGCTGCCGTTCCGCGATTATGCGCTGACCGAGGCTCGCTTCAGCCTGCTCAGTCGGACCCATCCGGAAGATTCGGAACGATTCTTGCAGCAATCGCAGCAGGACGTGAACGCGCGCTACCGCCATTACCGCGAACTCGCGGATAAGGTTTTCACGAAGACGGAAGGTGCGCCAAGTAATGCGGCCGGCAAGCCCGCAAACCCAGGAGAAAAAGCATGA
- a CDS encoding SPOR domain-containing protein, with amino-acid sequence MARDYKYRAQDPRGGRRPKQKEGMSMWRWMLITALIIGFVVFLFYLSSKGVQQTGPQPAGNPPVAEKPADGSAAKPGDKTEQKIEAVPKPQGPQFDFYQYLPKKEIVVPDHEINTRTREERVGKAKASHYILQAGSYQDGEEADSLRAKLAMMGIESRIERTKVGSVVWHRVTLGPYTRMASVSVIRSRLRQNGIDVIVTESGQ; translated from the coding sequence ATGGCCAGAGATTACAAATACAGAGCCCAGGACCCGCGCGGCGGCCGCCGGCCGAAGCAGAAAGAAGGCATGTCGATGTGGCGGTGGATGCTGATTACCGCATTGATCATCGGCTTTGTAGTCTTTCTGTTCTATCTTAGCAGCAAGGGCGTGCAACAAACCGGCCCCCAGCCGGCCGGCAATCCGCCGGTTGCGGAAAAACCGGCGGATGGTTCGGCGGCAAAGCCGGGGGATAAAACTGAGCAAAAAATCGAGGCGGTGCCCAAGCCGCAAGGCCCGCAATTTGATTTTTATCAGTATTTGCCGAAAAAAGAAATCGTCGTGCCCGATCATGAGATCAACACGCGCACGCGCGAGGAAAGGGTCGGTAAGGCCAAGGCAAGCCACTATATTCTGCAGGCGGGTTCCTACCAGGATGGCGAGGAAGCCGATAGTCTGCGCGCCAAACTGGCCATGATGGGGATCGAGTCGCGCATCGAAAGAACCAAGGTGGGCAGCGTGGTCTGGCACCGCGTGACGCTGGGGCCTTATACGCGCATGGCCAGCGTCAGCGTGATCCGCTCCCGTTTGCGGCAGAACGGTATCGATGTGATCGTGACCGAGTCGGGGCAATGA